A genome region from Calliopsis andreniformis isolate RMS-2024a chromosome 2, iyCalAndr_principal, whole genome shotgun sequence includes the following:
- the Mep-1 gene encoding zinc finger protein MEP-1 isoform X2, with the protein MEGTLEEPPVKDSSQASPDKVLKDVIPNGVNGNYEKEEFANANSNASKLSSNEASSATEGEREENEEEDEEDERRMEVEVDEGDIEFEDSEEDRIEDNRIKGGDMFESKNDSKASKSPEGVSETNNSSEVSKIEDRCKNTSCEAMEIDEQSNNSDVECLDESVTEIPSDNDDVFTLKNSAHKDNDKDLSSSSDIQQLNDSSEITDSLDTSDVKICEENGSCDSPDIEEITDNAKNGLNTSPERTNKDPKQRKPRKQLDLSSITPRRSSRNIKRTSYIEKEIEEEVDDDGSDIEEIKPEDPLAGIDSKDKENSKLKSPVKNSKTTIVVNDTKRLVEIAAGSKSVKGGKKEPTLVIIDTNSILSGRGGVPVSNSKPQHTVSSTSSFSVVPMGMTTQTMYPNMRTTITPVPMTSKTAQLSPKASSMTTTVTPAVPPILPSLTDDMFVVEAPSFIVPYVYEKPPLKPLKEFVTKLEKCLEDKEKEEKSKRTDENKGDESNEDSDTSQKMKDKGEESETEGSSKVKKDGEDKGGDNSVDLTESGFSNVTDKNDVRQDDRNKVLTYFDLPLGKFFMQIGMNLVQEFVQTDLLRTQKRKQGKGSTSAETQLAINSLIKNLEFSKENNEPFHLELKKCEFCNFKTESTLVMQHHLETPHMRNYVYKCNFCPMEVRSPHDILFHMEAEHNTRGRLERGPAFHQCPNCPFEDNQKGKLTRHILACTKKFRPEKNLEPAADWEPPAKIPRLNRARPVGPTNPSALAMAMSGKGPQPLLPKLLPAPSTGRGRGRPPMQPRYSDMKTLRPGGTTMRQDNVAGMMYRPTSSGLLVPTSYQFGSNQIFQNTTASPKNPTAKLLSQPSISITPLPRTTSQSSIPGSGTSSKSGGKTTFVICEICDGYIKDLEQLRNHMQWIHKVKIHPKMIYNRPPLNCQKCQFRFFTDQGLERHLLGSHGLVTSSMQEAANKGKDAGRCPACGRVYQWKLLNHVARDHGMTLKPAHLSYKCTVCTATFGMYKQFENHVYSAHSVVAKRVMDKKNTPSSPSSRSNDSLLKPLKINDEITIIPQPAKPTTRSGTSQGRGK; encoded by the exons ATGGAAGGCACGTTGGAAGAACCCCCTGTTAAGGACTCATCTCAGGCCAGTCCTGATAAGGTTCTTAAAG ATGTGATTCCAAATGGTGTTAATGGGAATTACGAGAAAGAAGAATTTGCTAATGCAAATAGTAATGCATCTAAACTGTCATCAAATGAAGCTAGCAGTGCAACAGAAGGGGAGAGGGAAGAGAATGAGGAAGAGGATGAGGAGGATGAACGCAGAATGGAAGTTGAAGTCGATGAAGGGGATATAGAATTTGAGGACAGTGAAGAGGATAGAATAGAAGATAATAGGATTAAAGGGGGTGACATGTTTGAGTCTAAAAATGACTCAAAAGCATCTAAATCACCTGAGGGTGTTAGTGAGACGAACAATTCTAGTGAAGTGtctaaaattgaagataggtgTAAAAATACATCCTGTGAGGCTATGGAAATTGACGAACAGAGTAACAATTCTGATGTTGAATGTCTCGACGAATCTGTAACTGAAATACCCTCTGACAATGATGATGTGTTCACATTGAAAAATTCTGCCCATAAGGATAATGATAAAGATTTATCCAGCAGTAGTGATATACAACAGCTTAATGACAGTAGCGAAATTACTGATAGTTTGGATACATCTGATGTGAAGATTTGTGAGGAAAATGGTAGCTGCGATAGTCCTGATATTGAAGAGATAACTGATAATGCAAAGAATGGTCTTAATACTTCACCAGAACGTACCAATAAAGATCCGAAACAAAGAAAACCACGAAAACAATTAGACCTTAGTAGTATTACACCAAGAAGAAGTTCTCGTAATATAAAGAGGACAAGTTATATAGAAAAGGAAATAGAAGAAGAAGTAGATGACGATGGCTCAGACATAGAAGAAATTAAGCCAGAGGACCCTTTAGCTGGTATTGATAGTAAGGATAAAGAGAATTCTAAACTGAAATCACCAGTTAAAAACAGTAAAACTACTATTGTAGTTAATGACACTAAACGTTTGGTAGAAATTGCAGCTGGTAGTAAATCTGTGAAAGGGGGAAAGAAAGAACCCACTTTAGTCATTATAGATACAAATTCTATTCTTTCTGGGCGTGGTGGCGTTCCTGTGAGTAACAGTAAGCCACAACACACTGTCTCTAGTACTAGCTCTTTTTCAGTGGTTCCAATGGGTATGACAACACAGACAATGTATCCTAATATGAGAACAACTATCACACCAGTACCCATGACGTCAAAAACTGCAcagttaagtcctaaggccagCAGTATGACTACTACAGTCACACCTGCTGTACCTCCTATTTTACCTTCTTTAACAGACGATATGTTTGTCGTAGAGGCTCCATCTTTTATAGTACCATATGTGTATGAAAAACCACCTCTTAAACCATTAAAGGAATTTGTTACAAAATTAGAAAAATGCTTGGAGGAtaaagaaaaggaagaaaaaagcaAAAGGACAGATGAAAATAAAGGGGATGAAAGTAATGAAGACTCAGACACAAGTCAGAAAATGAAAGACAAAGGCGAAGAAAGTGAAACAGAAGGAAGTTCTAAGGTCAAGAAAGATGGGGAAGATAAAGGAGGTGACAATTCAGTAGACTTAACTGAATCTGGGTTCAGTAATGTAACTGATAAAAATGATGTAAGGCAAGATGATAGAAATAAAGTTCTAACTTATTTTGATTTACCATTGGGAAAATTTTTTATGCAAATTGGAATGAATCTTGTTCAAGAATTTGTACAAACTGATCTTTTACGGACTCAAAAGCGCAAACAGGGCAAAGGTAGCACATCGGCCGAGACTCAATTAGCTATAAATTCGCTCATcaagaatttagaatttagtaAAGAAAATAATGAACCATTCCATTTAGAACTGAAAAAATGTGAGTTCTGTAATTTCAAAACAGAATCAACCCTAGTTATGCAACATCATTTAGAAACGCCGCATATGCGTAATTACGTTTATAAATGTAATTTTTGTCCAATGGAAGTGCGTAGCCCTCACGATATATTATTTCATATGGAAGCAGAACATAATACTCGTGGTAGGTTGGAACGTGGTCCAGCTTTCCATCAGTGCCCTAATTGCCCATTCGAGGACAACCAAAAGGGAAAATTAACACGGCATATACTTGCTTGTACTAAGAAATTTAGACCAGAGAAGAATTTAGAACCAGCCGCTGACTGGGAACCACCGGCAAAGATTCCAAGACTAAATCGAGCAAGACCCGTTGGACCGACTAATCCCAGTGCACTTGCCATGGCAATGAGTGGTAAAGGACCACAACCACTTTTACCAAAATTACTTCCTGCTCCCAGCACAGGACGTGGAAGAGGACGACCACCCATGCAACCAAGATACTCGGATATGAAAACGTTGCGACCAGGTGGCACGACAATGCGGCAAg ataACGTTGCAGGAATGATGTATCGTCCAACATCTTCTGGTTTACTGGTCCCTACTTCGTATCAATTTGGTAGTAACCAAATATTCCAg aaCACGACAGCCAGTCCAAAAAATCCTACAGCAAAATTATTAAGTCAACCAAGTATATCTATAACTCCACTACCACGTACAAcatctcaaagttctatccctgGTTCTGGAACTTCATCAAAGTCTGGAGGAAAAACTACATTTGTCATATGTGAGATCTGTGATGGTTACATTAAG GATCTAGAACAACTACGTAATCACATGCAATGGATCCACAAAGTGAAGATACATCCAAAGATGATTTATAATAGACCTCCATTGAACTGCCAAAAATGTCAGTTTCGGTTTTTCACAGATCAG GGTCTTGAAAGACATTTACTTGGGTCTCATGGATTAGTTACGTCTAGTATGCAGGAAGCAGCGAATAAAGGCAAAGATGCAGGTCGTTGCCCCGCTTGTGGCAGA GTATATCAATGGAAGTTACTAAATCACGTTGCGCGAGATCACGGAATGACGTTAAAGCCAGCGCATCTATCTTATAAGTGTACAGTTTGCACTGCCACGTTTGGAATGTATAAGCAGTTCGAAAACCATGTTTATTCGGCACATAGTGTCGTAGCTAAAAGAGTAATGGATAAGAAGAACACACCTTCATCTCCATCGTCCAGATCCAATGACTCCCTTCTGAAGCCACTGAAGATCAATGACGAGATCACAATTATTCCACAACCGGCAAAACCTACAACCAGGTCGGGTACATCTCAAGGCAGAGGAAAATAG
- the LOC143188162 gene encoding uncharacterized protein KIAA1143 homolog, with amino-acid sequence MSRKKHNVSYIKPDEPKFLREMKEKIGYKEGPTIDTKREVLPQDSDDDRDEPIEEKPIVVVLNSGDLTAEEAEAFQKKKEEEEANAPADLSKRIIFKRNKTKETESETTDKPVKKKTKKAKQEKVTLSFDDNEDDCL; translated from the exons ATGTCGAGAAAAAAACACAATGTGTCGTATATTAAACCCGACGAACCGAAATTCTTGCgtgaaatgaaagaaaaaattgGGTACAAGGAAGGGCCTACAATTGATACAAAG AGAGAAGTATTGCCACAAGACTCAGATGATGACAGAGATGAACCTATTGAAGAAAAGCCTattgttgttgtattaaactctGGTGACCTAACAGCAGAAGAGGCAGAAGCAtttcaaaagaaaaaagaagaag AGGAAGCTAATGCCCCAGCAGATTTATCTAAGCGAATTATATTTAAAAGGAACAAAACAAAGGAAACAGAATCAGAGACCACTGATAAGCCAgtgaaaaagaaaacaaaaaaggCAAAACAAGAAAAAGTTACATTATCTTTTGATGATAATGAGGATGATTGCCTTTAA
- the Mep-1 gene encoding zinc finger protein MEP-1 isoform X1, translating into MEGTLEEPPVKDSSQASPDKVLKDVIPNGVNGNYEKEEFANANSNASKLSSNEASSATEGEREENEEEDEEDERRMEVEVDEGDIEFEDSEEDRIEDNRIKGGDMFESKNDSKASKSPEGVSETNNSSEVSKIEDRCKNTSCEAMEIDEQSNNSDVECLDESVTEIPSDNDDVFTLKNSAHKDNDKDLSSSSDIQQLNDSSEITDSLDTSDVKICEENGSCDSPDIEEITDNAKNGLNTSPERTNKDPKQRKPRKQLDLSSITPRRSSRNIKRTSYIEKEIEEEVDDDGSDIEEIKPEDPLAGIDSKDKENSKLKSPVKNSKTTIVVNDTKRLVEIAAGSKSVKGGKKEPTLVIIDTNSILSGRGGVPVSNSKPQHTVSSTSSFSVVPMGMTTQTMYPNMRTTITPVPMTSKTAQLSPKASSMTTTVTPAVPPILPSLTDDMFVVEAPSFIVPYVYEKPPLKPLKEFVTKLEKCLEDKEKEEKSKRTDENKGDESNEDSDTSQKMKDKGEESETEGSSKVKKDGEDKGGDNSVDLTESGFSNVTDKNDVRQDDRNKVLTYFDLPLGKFFMQIGMNLVQEFVQTDLLRTQKRKQGKGSTSAETQLAINSLIKNLEFSKENNEPFHLELKKCEFCNFKTESTLVMQHHLETPHMRNYVYKCNFCPMEVRSPHDILFHMEAEHNTRGRLERGPAFHQCPNCPFEDNQKGKLTRHILACTKKFRPEKNLEPAADWEPPAKIPRLNRARPVGPTNPSALAMAMSGKGPQPLLPKLLPAPSTGRGRGRPPMQPRYSDMKTLRPGGTTMRQDNVAGMMYRPTSSGLLVPTSYQFGSNQIFQVVGGSGTVMSAVSGVSSSSGGSSGQPTPIALVPNVIDSLSRLSSSQNTTASPKNPTAKLLSQPSISITPLPRTTSQSSIPGSGTSSKSGGKTTFVICEICDGYIKDLEQLRNHMQWIHKVKIHPKMIYNRPPLNCQKCQFRFFTDQGLERHLLGSHGLVTSSMQEAANKGKDAGRCPACGRVYQWKLLNHVARDHGMTLKPAHLSYKCTVCTATFGMYKQFENHVYSAHSVVAKRVMDKKNTPSSPSSRSNDSLLKPLKINDEITIIPQPAKPTTRSGTSQGRGK; encoded by the exons ATGGAAGGCACGTTGGAAGAACCCCCTGTTAAGGACTCATCTCAGGCCAGTCCTGATAAGGTTCTTAAAG ATGTGATTCCAAATGGTGTTAATGGGAATTACGAGAAAGAAGAATTTGCTAATGCAAATAGTAATGCATCTAAACTGTCATCAAATGAAGCTAGCAGTGCAACAGAAGGGGAGAGGGAAGAGAATGAGGAAGAGGATGAGGAGGATGAACGCAGAATGGAAGTTGAAGTCGATGAAGGGGATATAGAATTTGAGGACAGTGAAGAGGATAGAATAGAAGATAATAGGATTAAAGGGGGTGACATGTTTGAGTCTAAAAATGACTCAAAAGCATCTAAATCACCTGAGGGTGTTAGTGAGACGAACAATTCTAGTGAAGTGtctaaaattgaagataggtgTAAAAATACATCCTGTGAGGCTATGGAAATTGACGAACAGAGTAACAATTCTGATGTTGAATGTCTCGACGAATCTGTAACTGAAATACCCTCTGACAATGATGATGTGTTCACATTGAAAAATTCTGCCCATAAGGATAATGATAAAGATTTATCCAGCAGTAGTGATATACAACAGCTTAATGACAGTAGCGAAATTACTGATAGTTTGGATACATCTGATGTGAAGATTTGTGAGGAAAATGGTAGCTGCGATAGTCCTGATATTGAAGAGATAACTGATAATGCAAAGAATGGTCTTAATACTTCACCAGAACGTACCAATAAAGATCCGAAACAAAGAAAACCACGAAAACAATTAGACCTTAGTAGTATTACACCAAGAAGAAGTTCTCGTAATATAAAGAGGACAAGTTATATAGAAAAGGAAATAGAAGAAGAAGTAGATGACGATGGCTCAGACATAGAAGAAATTAAGCCAGAGGACCCTTTAGCTGGTATTGATAGTAAGGATAAAGAGAATTCTAAACTGAAATCACCAGTTAAAAACAGTAAAACTACTATTGTAGTTAATGACACTAAACGTTTGGTAGAAATTGCAGCTGGTAGTAAATCTGTGAAAGGGGGAAAGAAAGAACCCACTTTAGTCATTATAGATACAAATTCTATTCTTTCTGGGCGTGGTGGCGTTCCTGTGAGTAACAGTAAGCCACAACACACTGTCTCTAGTACTAGCTCTTTTTCAGTGGTTCCAATGGGTATGACAACACAGACAATGTATCCTAATATGAGAACAACTATCACACCAGTACCCATGACGTCAAAAACTGCAcagttaagtcctaaggccagCAGTATGACTACTACAGTCACACCTGCTGTACCTCCTATTTTACCTTCTTTAACAGACGATATGTTTGTCGTAGAGGCTCCATCTTTTATAGTACCATATGTGTATGAAAAACCACCTCTTAAACCATTAAAGGAATTTGTTACAAAATTAGAAAAATGCTTGGAGGAtaaagaaaaggaagaaaaaagcaAAAGGACAGATGAAAATAAAGGGGATGAAAGTAATGAAGACTCAGACACAAGTCAGAAAATGAAAGACAAAGGCGAAGAAAGTGAAACAGAAGGAAGTTCTAAGGTCAAGAAAGATGGGGAAGATAAAGGAGGTGACAATTCAGTAGACTTAACTGAATCTGGGTTCAGTAATGTAACTGATAAAAATGATGTAAGGCAAGATGATAGAAATAAAGTTCTAACTTATTTTGATTTACCATTGGGAAAATTTTTTATGCAAATTGGAATGAATCTTGTTCAAGAATTTGTACAAACTGATCTTTTACGGACTCAAAAGCGCAAACAGGGCAAAGGTAGCACATCGGCCGAGACTCAATTAGCTATAAATTCGCTCATcaagaatttagaatttagtaAAGAAAATAATGAACCATTCCATTTAGAACTGAAAAAATGTGAGTTCTGTAATTTCAAAACAGAATCAACCCTAGTTATGCAACATCATTTAGAAACGCCGCATATGCGTAATTACGTTTATAAATGTAATTTTTGTCCAATGGAAGTGCGTAGCCCTCACGATATATTATTTCATATGGAAGCAGAACATAATACTCGTGGTAGGTTGGAACGTGGTCCAGCTTTCCATCAGTGCCCTAATTGCCCATTCGAGGACAACCAAAAGGGAAAATTAACACGGCATATACTTGCTTGTACTAAGAAATTTAGACCAGAGAAGAATTTAGAACCAGCCGCTGACTGGGAACCACCGGCAAAGATTCCAAGACTAAATCGAGCAAGACCCGTTGGACCGACTAATCCCAGTGCACTTGCCATGGCAATGAGTGGTAAAGGACCACAACCACTTTTACCAAAATTACTTCCTGCTCCCAGCACAGGACGTGGAAGAGGACGACCACCCATGCAACCAAGATACTCGGATATGAAAACGTTGCGACCAGGTGGCACGACAATGCGGCAAg ataACGTTGCAGGAATGATGTATCGTCCAACATCTTCTGGTTTACTGGTCCCTACTTCGTATCAATTTGGTAGTAACCAAATATTCCAg GTGGTGGGTGGCTCTGGGACTGTCATGTCGGCTGTCTCGGGAGTGAGTAGCAGTAGCGGCGgcagttccggtcaacccacacCCATTGCACTTGTACCCAACGTAATCGACTCTCTCTCTAGGTTGTCCTCATCACAG aaCACGACAGCCAGTCCAAAAAATCCTACAGCAAAATTATTAAGTCAACCAAGTATATCTATAACTCCACTACCACGTACAAcatctcaaagttctatccctgGTTCTGGAACTTCATCAAAGTCTGGAGGAAAAACTACATTTGTCATATGTGAGATCTGTGATGGTTACATTAAG GATCTAGAACAACTACGTAATCACATGCAATGGATCCACAAAGTGAAGATACATCCAAAGATGATTTATAATAGACCTCCATTGAACTGCCAAAAATGTCAGTTTCGGTTTTTCACAGATCAG GGTCTTGAAAGACATTTACTTGGGTCTCATGGATTAGTTACGTCTAGTATGCAGGAAGCAGCGAATAAAGGCAAAGATGCAGGTCGTTGCCCCGCTTGTGGCAGA GTATATCAATGGAAGTTACTAAATCACGTTGCGCGAGATCACGGAATGACGTTAAAGCCAGCGCATCTATCTTATAAGTGTACAGTTTGCACTGCCACGTTTGGAATGTATAAGCAGTTCGAAAACCATGTTTATTCGGCACATAGTGTCGTAGCTAAAAGAGTAATGGATAAGAAGAACACACCTTCATCTCCATCGTCCAGATCCAATGACTCCCTTCTGAAGCCACTGAAGATCAATGACGAGATCACAATTATTCCACAACCGGCAAAACCTACAACCAGGTCGGGTACATCTCAAGGCAGAGGAAAATAG